TCCAGGATCAGCGCGGACACCTTGCCGATACCACCCGCCGTCGCGGCCTGGATCTGCGCCCACATGCCGCCGAGCGTCGCAACGACCTGGCCCCAGGCACTGGCCGTGAAGCCCTGAATCGACGCCCACAAGGCGGCGAACCTGGGGCCGAGCGTCTCCCAGTTGCTCCAGATCAGGTAGGCGCCTGCCGCGATGCCGGTGACCACCAGGCCGATCGGGTTCAGCATCAGCGCGCGGCCGAGCCACAGCAGCACGTTGCCGACCAGGCCGATCGCTTTGGCGACGGGGCCGAACAGCAGCCCGGCGAAGCCGCGCAGCACGGCGCCCAGTCCGCCCAACACTGTGGCCAGGATCCCGCCGTTGAGGCCGACCAGCGCCATGCCATAGCGCAGGATGGCGAAGGGGCCGATCAGGGCCGCCAGCGCGATCGTGAACGTGCCCATGACGGTCAGCACGATCGCAAGCGCGGCGGCGATCTTGACCAGCGTACCGGCCAGGATCGGGTTGCGCTCGACCCAGGCCGTCGTGCGCTCGATCACGCGGCCGGCGGTGTCCATCACGTCGACGAGCTGCGGGCGCAGCGTCTCGCCCAGGGTGGTGGAGAGGTTGGTGGCCGTGCCGCCGAGCGCGTCCCAGCGGTTTTTCAGGGTGCCCAGCACATCGTCGACGCGCTGCTGCAAGCTGGCCTGGTCTTCCATGCGCTTGAGCGCTTCCTCGAAGCCGGCAACGCCACGCTGCAGGAAGATGGAGGCGGGCCGGCCGCCCTCGGTGTCAAACATCTTCTTGAGGATCCGCTCCTGCTCCTGCGGCGTGAACACGCGCAGCTTCTCCAGCTCCTGCATCATGTGCTTGAAGCCGGCGAACTCGCCCTTGCTGTTGAAGAACTGCAGCTCGACGCCCTTGCCCTCCAGCAGGCTGTTGACGTACTTGCCTTCCTCGCTCTTGGCGCCCTCCAGCTTGTTGCCGAGCGAGGCCATCGCCTTGAGCATGTGCGAGAAGTTCGTACCGAAGGAACTGCCCTCGAGGCCGACCTGGGCGGCCATGCCCTGCAGGGCCATGTACTCGCGCATCTTGCCGATGTCGCCGACCTGGCCCTTGATGTTGATGTCGGTCGACGCGTACTTCATCGATTCGTAGATGTCGTCGACCTTCAGGCCGAAGCCGTAGCGCGCGCGCTGGATCATGTCGGCCGCCAGCGGCAACTGCTCATCCTTCAGGCCGTGCGCCTCGCGGGCCTTGGCGATGAACTCGGCCGACCGAGCCTTGTCCAGCTTGAGCAGCACGGCGAGGTATGCCGAGGCGTCCAGGCCGCCGTTGGCGATGCTCTTGTGGTCCATGCCCTGGGAGACAAGCGCTTCGGCGGCTTCCATGAAATCACGCGTCGTGCCCGGCAGCTTGTCGCCGAGCTGCTTGGCGCGCAGGCGGATGTTGTCGAACTCGGCACCGACCTTGCCGCCCTTGTCCATCATCGAGGCGTGCAGGTCGGTGGTCGCCGTCTCCAGGGAGGAGAAGTCGCGGACCACCTTGACCACCGGCAGGCCCAGCGCCGCGCCGGCCCCGGTGGTCGCCGCGCCCGCCGCGGCGGTGCGCGACGCGATCTGCTGCGTGTCCTGGTACTGCCGCGTGGCGGCGGCCCACTTGCGATGTTTCACCGCGAGAGCCGCTGCCTGCTGTTTCTGCGCCTCCATCTGCTGCGTCGCGCTGGCGATGCTGGAGCGCAGCTGACGCTGGTGGGAGGCGAGGTCAGACGTGCTGATGCCGGCGGCAGACAGCTTGTCGCGTAAGCCCTGCAGCTTGATGGCCTGGCTGTCGTGCTGCATCGCCAGGGTCTTGGCGTCCCGCTGGGCCGCCTGGAATTCGCGCTGCAGCGCACGCGTGGGCACGCCTGCAGCGTCGAGCTGCTGGGCGAGCTGGCGCACCCGCTGCTGGGCGGTGGACAGGTCGGCAGCCGTTTGCTTGAGCGCGCCGCGCGTGCTGCTGAAGTCATCAACCACACGCTGCTGCTCGTTGAGCGACTTCAGCCGGTCACGGGTTGCCTTGAGCGCGCGAGCCGTCTCCGCGCTGGTGGCGGAGATCTTGCGCAGCGGCGCGGTGGCACGGTCGATCGTGTCGAGGACTACCTTGAGTTTGAGTTCGCGTTCGCTTGCCATGCTATTCCGCTTCGCTGCGCACCCTGGCGCGCTCGCGCCAAGCCATCAGGTCAACCAGCTCCATCTCATCCATGGCCGCGGGCGGCCAATGGAAGATCACAGCGATGTCGGCGAAGGCGTCTTCGACGCGGTCGCAGAGTCGGGCACCGGAGGCCGCTCTGCCTTCCGCGCGAAAAAACCGGCCACCGCCGTGCCGACCTCGAGCAGATCCGCCGGGTCCATGTTCGCCACATCGGCGGCCGTCAGCGTGGGTGTGGTGATGCGCGGCAGCACGGTCTGCAGCGCCACGACGTCCATGTTGCACAGTGCGACCAGCGACACGCCTCGCAGCGCGCCGGCAAGCGGCTTGCGCACGGTGAGCGACTCGATGACTTGCTCGCCGCGCTTGATCGGCTCGTCGAGGGCAATGGTTTCGGTAACAGGGGTAGCCATGATGTGATCCTGATAGGTGAGGGAAGGAAGGGGCGCGAACAACGCGCCCCGCGAGTTACAGGCCAATGGCCTTGCGGATGCGCGCGTAGCGGTCGACGCCGCCGACCATAACGATCCGGTTCGGAATGTCGATCTCGATCAGCGTCTCGCCGTTGACAGTCAGCTTGTAGTAGCTGCAGGTGGTCGTGTACTTGTGCTGGGTGTCTTCGGCCGGCTTCGCGTTGCCAAAGTCGATTTCCTTGTGACGGCCGCGTACGACCACATCGACGGAATCGACCTCTTCGCTGTCCTCGCTTTGGTAGGCGCCCGAGAAGCGCAGCAGTGCGCCGTTGTGGGTCGCCAGTCCATACTGCTTCAGCGCGCTTTCCAGCACGCCGCCAGCGGTCCATTCGAGCACGATCAGCTCGTTGCCGAAGTCGATCTCGATGGGTCCAGGCATGCCGCCGGCGCGGTATTCCTCCATCTTGCGCGACAGCTTCGGCAAGGTCAGCTCCGGCACATCGCCGGCATACGACTCGCCGTCGTTGAACAGGTTGAAGTCTTTCAGTTTTCTGGGCAGTCCCATGTTGGCTCCTAGTGTGTTGGGTAGCGGGCAGCGATCAGACCGAAGCCGCGATACGCGCGCCGAAGTCGGCCAGGTAGCGGTCGGTGAGGCGCTGGCGGAAATTCAGGTTCTCCAGCGGCGGGACCGGCGTGTAGTCGTAGTCCACCCAGAACTGGCCGTCCTTGAGGGTCTCCTTGCTGTTGGCTTCTTCGTCGTACCAGGCGCTGCCACCGAGGATGTAGCCCTTCGATCGCAAGTCGCTGAACTTGGCGTTGATGCTCTCGATCAGGTCACGCGCGAGCGATGGGTGAAGCGGCTTGTCGACGAAGGCGAAATGCGCTTCGGCAATCGTGTCGGCCAGCACCTGCGCGGTGCGGGTGTAGTTCTCGAAGAAGAAGAACCCGTCCTTGTCGGTGGTGCGCGACCCCCAGAAGCGATAGCCGCCGTTGCGGATCAGCGTGGTGACTTCGCGGCCGTTCAAGTACCCTGCGTCGGAGGCCGGATCCTGCAGATCCCAGAACACGTCGCGCGAGATTCCCGTGGGGCCATTGACCACCATGTTGGAGAGCGTCTTGTGCCAGCCGATCTCCTCGTCGAGCTTGGCGCGCAAGCCGAGCGCGTAGGCGGTGGCCGGAATGGTCTTCTCGGCCGCGGCGTCGGTATCCCAGCCCAGGAAGTCCGGCCAGAGCAGCATCAACTCACGCTGACCGAACTCCGTGCGGTAGGCGGTGGCCTCTTCCTTCGTCTTGGCACCCCAGGTGCTCGCGTAGGCAAAGGCACGCAGCTGCTGGGCGGCCGATACCATGGCGTTCGTGACGGCCTTCGTATCCAGGCCCGGTGCGCCGAGAATGCGCGGCTTCACGCCGAGCTTCGCCTGGGCCGCCAGCAGCGCCTTGATGCCGGTGTATTCGCCGTTCGCCGTGGCGCCGCCGATGACATTGTTGGTGGTCTCGGCTTCGTCGGCGCCTTCGTCGACGCGCACGACGACCGTAAGAGGCTTGGCCTGGTTCCCGATCGCTTCCAGCGTGCGCGCCAGCGTACCCGTGTCGCCGGCCTTGCCGGCCGCAGTGTGCACGTTGGTCAGCAGCACGGGCTTGTTCAGCGGGAAGGTGACGGCATCGGCATCGTCAGCGGTGGCCACTAGGCCGATAACAGCCGTTTCGATCGTGCGGATGGGCCGCGTGCCTTCGTTCAGCTCGATGACGCGGACGCCGTGATGGTATTGGGTGGGCATGGTGCTGTGCTCCAGTGGTGGAAGGGAATTACGAAGCGGCGCCGGGCCAGCCGGCAAAGACGTCGATGTCGGTGAGGTGGTCGATATCGGCGGGGTCGGTGATGGCGCGCACGGCCGCTTTCAGCGCGCGTGCGTTGGCGTGCGCGGCCTCGTGGTGGGCGGCGAGCGCGACGGCCATGTCCTGCACGCCGGCGGCGTCCAGGTCGAGCGTGGTGCCGCTGGCTTCCCAGCGCACGGCGAACGGCTCGGCCGCGACCAGGGCCGCCCGCGCGGCTTCCGCGCGAGCCAGAATGCGCAGCGCTGACGCGGGGTCCGCGTCGACCAGGACACCCCGGAAGGCGAAGGGGCGCCGTTCGGCCGTGCGCCGCTCGATCTCGATCTGCTCGATCAAGCGGGCCTGGGCGACTGCCAGCCGCGCCGCGAGCTCGGCGGCAAGCGCGGCTTCGAACTCCGCCTCTGACAATACGGCGAGCAGCCCAGGCGTATCGGCCGGCGCCGCGTCGCAGGTGCCAAACAGCTCGGGCACGACGGCCGGGTACTGGCTTTCCCTCGCGAAGACGAACTGCAGGCCTGGCAACGCCGGCTCGGTTGGGATTGCGACGGGGCCGCTGGCACCGTCCAGGCCGCTGTCGCGGTCGATGTAGGTGTAGCGAACGTGCAGGCTCATACGAGAACCCTCCGGATCGCACGGACCGTCGACGAGGTCGTCTTGGAAACGGAAACCTGCTTCCCATCGCTGAACTGCTGCCCCCAACAATTGCTGGTCGTGTGGCTGTTTGATGCGATGTACGTGCCAGTCCCGTAGGCTTGCGCGCCGCCGCTCTTGAACGCCGCAATCCCTGTCTGCGCGGGGTCAGTCGTCGAATAGGGATTCACGCCGAACGTGTTCTCCTGACCGTTTCCGCCGCCATCCAAACCGTTGCCAGCGGAGAAATAGGTGGTGTTGCGATATGGCCGCTGATCGTAGTTCTGCGTGGTGGATGGCTTGAACTGGGTAAAGACATACGACAGCTCTGCCCGCGCCGGCAGATACCAGTCGTTGTAGCCCCCAGTGCTCAGGCTGCGGCAGTACTGCGCGGCAGGGTGGGATGAGTCATTGATCGCGTTGGAGTTGGTGAGGCCATCGATCCAGCCGGTAGCGGTGGTGTTGCTGTTGTCCGTTCCGCTGCTGAAGTACTGTCGCGAGACCTCGGTCGACTTGGGGGCGACGATGACTGCGTACAGGTCGGTCCCGTAGGTCCGCTTGCCTGCCAAATACCCACCCAGCATTGCCGTCCCGATCATGCTGTCCGGATATGGGTCGGCGAGCGTGGTGAAGCTGACATAGTCTGACCACTCCGAATAGCCAAGACTGGCGCCCTTGTGGCGGACGCGCGCACTGTAAGTCGTCTCAAACTTCAGGCCGGTCATGGAGAGAGCGACGCTGGTTACGGCTGCCGTCGAACCCGACAGGTAATTGGTGCCGCCCAACGTCTCTACCAATTCCCATTCGGTCGCCGCGTGCGTATCGGTGCCAGCGATTACCGAGAATGCGCTGCACGTAATGGTCGGTTTCCGGCCCACGCCCGTGGCGCCGTCCACCGGAGCAACGATCGAGGGCTTGGCAACGCTGGGTACGCGCGCGACAAAGGATAGATCGGCCGACCAGCTCGACCAGCCGAGATTTGTGCCTTTGTGGCGCACGCGCGCGTAGTAGGTGACGCCATCGGCGAGATTGCCGGCAGGAACTGTCCAGGTGGTCTTGTTCGCCGTGCTGCTCGAGCTGCTGACCACCACGGCGCCGCCGCCGTTCGGGGCGTTGCGGATCTCCCAGTCGGACATCTCGTGCGTGTCAGACAGCCCGACGGGCGTGAAGGCGTTGGATGTGACGGACGGCGTCAGGTTGGTCGTGGCGCCCGATGCCGGCGCCGTGATCGCCGGCTGCTGCACACCGGCACTGACCACCGAGCTGGTGGTCTGCGCGGGAGCGGAGCGGTTGCCCAGCGTGTCGATCGCGCGTGCCTTCATCGTGATGGTCGACCCCACCGCGGCGGTTACCGTGAAGATGCAGGTCGCGCTGCCGCTGGCGGCCGGGCGATTCACGACGCTGCCGTCTGGCAACACAAAGTCGAAGCTGGCGATCGCAGTCGGGGCGGCCAGCAGGCTCTGCGCGGAGGCGGTGATGGTGTGCGGGTAGCCGGCACCGGCAACCGCTGGTGCGCTCACCTGCGGGACCGACACGACGACGCTCGACTGCACCTCGATGGCGATGTTCTCGGCATGCACCACGCGCCCGTCCGGACCGATCTGCAGCACGGGGATCGCCGCGGCGCCGCCGTAGATGCCGGCGTCGACGCCGGTCGGGAGCAGCGGCAGCTGCGGGCCGCCGAGCTGCGCCAGGTCGGTATTGATCTCGGCGATCGCCGCATTGATCGTGCTGGCCAGCTGTGCGCGCGCCTGGTCCTGCTGCTGCAGCGCGGTCGCCAGCTCGGCCGACGTCACCGCGTACGGCAAGCCGGCCAGCGCCGTGCGCAGCTTTCCCATCTCCGTATTGATCTCCTGGATCGGACCAGCCAGCACCTGGTTGATGCGGACCAGTCCGAACTCGGAGACTTGGCGCACCGCATCTTCCCAAGTGATCTCGATCTGCTCGAGCTCGGCCAGGCGAAGGTCGATGTCCGTCCAGATCGCATTGAAGTAGGCGGCGCCCAGCCGGGTCCGCCCGTCAATCATCCGGTACCGGTCGAAGTTGCGCGGCATGTCAGTTCGCTTCGGTAGAGGCCGATTCCGCGGTCAGAATCACGTCCGCGTGCTGTTTCACGACATCGCCGCGCAGCACCAGGTCCTGCCCCGGATAGAAGACCTGGCCGAACACCGGCAGGCGGTCGGACAGCGTGACGCGGTACTGGCCTGCGTCGTCGAGGTCGGCGAACTGGGAGGGAGCCGGCGCTGGCTTGGGGGTCGTTTTGGTTGCCATGGGTTTCTCCTGTCAGGGCTAGGCGATCACAGCGCCACGTCGGTGCGCTCGACGACGACGAATGGGGCCGATGCCGCGTTGCGCGAGCCGGCCAGCTTGATCTGGTACTCGGTGATGCCAGGGTTCGGCGCAAAGGTGAAGGTGATGCGCTTGGCCTTGCCATCCGGTTCGTCCTTGGTGGCGGTTGCGGTCGGGTTGTAGGTGGTCGCGCCGCTCTTGATTTGCGCCGAAAGGGTGTGGTTCGCCGCATCCCACTGCGCCACGACTACCTGCACCTGGATCGTGGTGCTGGGCGCGGCCAGCGTCCGCAGCTTGCTCCAGTGCGTGAAGGCCGTGGCCGCGCGCGAGCCGCGCACCGCGTTGGCACGTAGCACCAGGGCGGGCGCGAGGTCCGACGTGCCGATCATGACCACGCGCAGCGGCACGATGTCCGGTGCATCGGCCAGCCGATTGGCGGTGTCGTCATCGAGCCGGTACCACTTGCCGCCCACCTGGATCTCGTAGTGCAGCGACGTGCCTTCCGGGACCACCTGGTTGGGTTGCAGGGTCAGATCGCTGATGCCGCCCGCCAGGGAGATCGCCTGGAGGGAAACCTCGGTGCGTGGCTGGCGGAAGACGGCGGAGTAGAGCGAGAACATCAGGTCTTTGGTGATGTCGCCCGTGAAGTAGTCGCCGTCCGTGCCGAAGAAGAGCGTGCCTTGCGTGTAGTTGTTGCCCGAGACGACGGCCGCGCGATGGTCACCCTGGGTGATGAGGACGATGGCGTAACGCTTGCCGGCTTCCAGCAGCGCCGGCTCGACCGGAATGGTGGTCTCGACGGGGTAGCGCTTCAGGTTTGCCGCCGGCACCGTGACGCGACTGACAACCTTGCCCAGATCCGGCTTGCCGCCCTCGGTTTCGCAGACGACCAGGTGCACGTCGCCGGCAGCGGCCACCTGGGTGAAGTACAGGCCCACCTTGGTGAGCCACATCGCATTGGCGACCAGCACGGTCTGCGCCAGCAACACGCCGTTGTAGTTCGTGGTGCTGGTCTCCAGCTCGTAGTTGGTCTCCTTGCGCTCGACGTAATAGCCATAGCGCTTCGGCTCGTCATGGCGGAACAGGTATCGATAGTCCCCGCGCGCCTTGTAGTACCGGCTGAGGTACCAGTTCGCGTAGTAGTTCCAGTGCCAGCCGTAGCGGTATTCCCACCGCGTGGTGGTGTACTCGCGCAGCGTGTGAGTCTGGACCTGGTACTGCGACAAGCTGATATCGCCCGCGTAGCCGGTCGTGGCGATCCGCACGGCTTCCTGATACGCCGGTAGCACCTGGTCGCTGGCCGAGCGGCTGACGGCCGGCTCGAAAGGGTTGAAGAGCGCGATGGCAACCTGGTAGCTGGCTGCGAGCGGGAACTGCAGCCCGGCCTGCACGATGGCGGTCTGCCCGGTTGCCGCGGTGTCGGTGTGGCCGTCGTCTTCAAAGAAGTCGCTATCGGCCGCCATGAAGGTGGCCGGCAGATTCAGTTTGCCGCGCACGCGAGCCAGCTCGGCGGCCAGCTCCACCACCTGGCGTTGCTGTGCCAGCCCTTCGGTCTTGGTCGACAGCGCAGCCAGATCGGTGGCGATGCTCGACACACGCGGGTCGGTGCGCGCGCGCCACGTTTCGAGATCCCGCACACGGGATGCCTGCTCCGCCAGGTTCGGCAGGCGCGCGGCGACGCGCACGTCGATGCGCTCGACGCCGGTGGGGATTAGTACGATATCGGCGATCGCCAGCGTGCCGGATTGCAGCGCAGGCGCCTGCGGATCAGCGGACTCGGCACCGGCGAGCAGGTTGACGTTGGCCTTGTGCAGCTGCTGCATGGCGACGGCCTGCGGCTGCGTGGCGCCCGAGGTCAGGTCGATCAGGAAGTCGCGCGGCTCGACGAGGGTCTCCACGGGCGTGCCGAACACGACCACCGTGACAATGCGCTTTGCCACCAGCGGCAGGTACTGGAAGAGGTTGAGCGTTTCCTCCTGCTCCGACACGTAGACCTGGCCATCGGCGTACAGCCGCAGCGGGGCGACGGTCACCTCGGTCGCCGCGGTGCTGGTGACGGCGCCGCCGGTAAAGCGCAGGCCGGCGGCGATGCCGTCCGCGACGATGTGCCGGATGGAGTCGGCCGCATAGGTTTCGATGTTGTTCAGATCCGACTGTTGCAACTCCTGTCGGTCGCGGAAGAGGACTTTCTTTTCCATGGTGGCTCCGGTGTTGGGTGACTAGCGTTCGTTCCACTCGCCTGCGATGACATCGCCAGCGACCAGGTGCGCGCCTGCGGCCTCGGGGCGTCGGATCGCGGTATCGATCGCGATCCGATCGGACAGGCGTTTGGCCCAGCGCATGGCCGCCAGCGCCTCGGAAAGCGGTCGCTGGTCGGATGTGACGGTGTGGCCGACGACGAAGCGGCCGGCGTGCCGCAGCGTGCGCCGGCCGCGGATCTCGACGCGCAGCTCGGCGTTGTGGGCGGGGAAGCCGAGCCGGTGCTGGCCGCCAAAATGCAGGGCGGCGCGCACGCGCGAGACCTCGATGTCTGGGTCGAAGACGGCCAGCCGCTGGTACAGCCGGTCGCGGGCTGTACTGAGCGCCAGCACCCGGTAGGACTGCCCGAGCTGCGCCGCGCCGAGAAAGACGCCCCGCGCGTGCCCGATCTCCGCCACGTTGTCGAAGCGCACGTCGATCGGCGTGAGTGACGGGGTGATCGTGGTGTAGGACAGCGCGTCGTCGGTCTGCTGGTAGGCATCGGCCAGCTGCAGGTTGTAGATCCGCTGGCGCGCGTCGCTGGTTGCCAGGTACCGAGGATGCCCAGCGATGAAGGACACGTGCCGGCGTACGCCTGGCGCGCGCACCTCGACCTCCGTGATGGCGGTGCGCGTGCTGGTGGTGCTGGAGCGCTGCAGAATGGCCAGTTCGGATTCCACGCCGTCGCGGTAGAGGTACGCGCGGGGGGCGATGCGTGCGATCGCATCGGAGATCAGCGGGAACACGCCGTGGCCCAGGTGGGCGCCGTGCAGCATCGCACCCTGGCGCTGGCCGATGGTGCGATAGCGGTAGATCCGCAGCTGCGGGTAGAGCGCCCGGAAGGCGGCGCGCTCGGCGTTCGTCAGGGCTGGCGCGAGGAAGTTCTTTGACGGTGGCGTGAAGACGCCGACGATGCGCGCGCCCGCGTAATGCGCCATGCGGCGCAGACCGGCCAGCGTGCCCTGCAGCCGATGCAGGCGCCAGCTGTTGGCGACCAGGTCGCGCTTGATCGCCTCGTCGGCGGCCGCGTTGTCGCGCTTCGGCCAGATGGGAACGTCCTCGGCCCAGGCCAGCCACGGCAGTAGCCGAAAGGGAATGGCGTGAGGCTGGTACAGCAGACGCAGGATGCCCGGATCCGGCTCGGTGACCGTGACCTGCTCGATGGCGCGCTCCAGCGGCGTGGCGTTGGGCGGCAGCAGCGACGCGACGCGCTCAGACACGGGTGTCTCCGGGCAGGATCTGCTCGGCCGTGCACAGCGCGAGCTGCAGCGGGCTGGTCACCACGTCCGCCGCCGGGGCGGACAGAAGCACGTTCTGCACGCCTGGCGCAGCAGCGGCGCCCGTAATGCCGGCGCGCGTCACGTCGTAGCCGATCTTGCGAGTGCTGTCGCGGTAGGTCGCCCAGCGCCGCTGGGCCTCGACCACAACGAGGTCTGGCTCGGTGCCTGGGTAGAGGGTCAGCGTGGCGTGCGTTTGGTACTCGATGACGCTCGGCGGCGCCACGACCAGCCAGTCGGTCAGCGGACGGACTTCCTCAGCGTTGAGTGCGCGCCGCACGGCGTTCATGACGCGTGAGCCGCTGCGCGCAATGATGTCGACCAGGGTCTCGTCTTCCGGCTGATCCGGGAAAGCCGCGCGGCCGTGGCGGATCTCCACCTCGGTGGCCTCGGACACAGGCACGCGCTCGCGCGCCAGCACGGCGACCGCGACCTGGCCGTCGATCGGCGAGTCGACGTTGACGTCGACGATATCGGTCGAGACGCGCATCACGTGGGCGCGGTAGGCATTGCTGGGTCCGGCCGCGGCCAGCAGCGAGTTGCCGGCCTTGACGCGCGGCTTGAACCGCTCGTCCTTTTCGCCGGGGAGGCGCTCCACATCGACGCGGGCGCCGAGGTGGTCGAGGTCCGAATCCATGGCGTAGGCGAGCAGCAGCGCGCGCGCAGCATCGTTGATGCGCTCGCGGTGCAGCATGTCACGGTAGGCCGCGACTTCCAGCAACTTGCGTGCAGGCTCGGACTCGAGGCCGATCACGTCGGCAAACTCGGGATACCGGGCAATGGCCTTGGCGATCAGCGCGGCCAGCAGCACCTCGAAATCGAGCTCCTCGATAACCTTGGGCGCAGGGAGGCGGTCGAGATCAATCGCGTTCATGGCGCCGCCGTGAGTGGGACATCGAGGCGTAGCGGCACCTGGCGGCCGGCGCGATCGATGACAGAGCCGTCGAGCGTCAGGGCGGCGCTGCCATCCATGTCGCGGGTCAGGTTCAGCCGGGCCACGCGCACGCGCGGCTCCCAGCGCCACAGCGCGGCCACGGTGGCCGCGTAGACGCGCACGGCGGTGGCGCCGTTGTTCGGCTGGTCGATCAGGAAGGGCACGTTGCTGCCGTAGTCGCGGCGCTCGACGCGCGTGCCGATCGGCGTGGTGATGATGTCCGCGACCGACTGCTCGATGTGGGCAACGCCAGATAACGCGCGGCCGGTGCTGGCGTGCATGCCGCTCATACGACGGGCTCCCCGCTGACTTCGGTACCGCGGCGCACCTCGTCGTGCTTGTGGTGAAGCTGGCTCACGCCTTCCTCGCCCGCGATGACATCGCCATCGACGCGCACGTTGCCTGTGCAGTGCACGAGCGGCGTGTCGAGCGTGATCTTGATCGGCGCGATCACCGCCACCGTGCCGCCATCGGGCAACGTGATGCGCATTGCGTGCTCGACGTGGTCGTACTCCACCTCGGCGCCGTCGGGGAAGCGGCGCAAGGTCTTGTTGCGATCGAGCGTCGGGGCGTCATGCTCGTCGCAGTAGACGGCGGGCAGCACCAGGGCGGCGGCGATATCACCGCTCGGAGAGAACAGAATCACCTGCTCGCCACGGGTCGGCGGATCCCAGTCACGCGTGTCGCCCGCGCGTGGCGTGATCCAGCGCAGCCAGTTGGTGAGCAGCGTGCCGCTTTGCACGCGCACGCGCTTAGGGCGGGCCGGGTCGATCTCGGCGACCGTGCCGAGGCGCACCAGGTTGTGCAGCAGGCGGGAAAGTTCGAGAAGGTCGGTGATCGGCTCCATGCAGCGATGGTGCCGGGAGCCTACGTGCGACGCACGTAGAGGGAAGTTTGCCGGATGCGGACAAACTTGCGCGTCATGTCGCGCGCGCGCGACCCATGAGACAGTGCGATTTAAGACGCGGCGACGTGTCCGGTGGTGGAACACCGGGCACGCCACCGCACCGCAGAGGATCCTGCAGTTTGGCCGAGGCCGCGCCACCTGTGCACAGGCGGCACAAGGCTATCACATGTCGGAAGGTACCCCGATGCAGGAGATCCGCTGCGGACAGTGTTCGCGCAAACTCGGGGTGGGCGTCTACGTCCACCTCGTCATCAAGTGCCCGCGCTGCGGCACGATCAACAGCTTGAGGGCCACGCGCCCCTCATCCGCACGCCACCGAGCGTCCAACGCAGAGGACGCTCATGCCCGCGAAGAAACACCCCAAAACCCTTCACCTCAACGCCCTGCACAAGATTGACGCGCTCGAGCTCGTGCGCGCGTTGCCGCCCGCTTCGATCGACATGTTCTTCACGGATCCGCCGTACTCGTCGGGTGGCCTGCACGCCGGCACGCGCCAGCAAGCGCCGGTCAGCAAGTACAGCGCCGGCAAGTCCGTGACCTATGAGGACTTCGACCACGACAACATGGATCAGCGATCCTGGGTGTTCTGGTGCACGACGTGGCTGTCTGCCGCCCATCGCGCGGCACGTCCTGGTGGCTACCTGGTGTGCTTCATCGACTGGCGCCAGCTGCCGGCGCTGACCGATGCCGTGCAGGCGGCAGGCTTCACCATCCGCGGCGTGGCGGTGTGGGACAAGACGGCGGGCGGCGCCAGGCCGCGCAAGGGCGGCTTCACGCAGCAAGCCGAGTTCATCGTGTGGGCCAGCCGCGGCAAGATGGAGGCGCAGGCGGTATACCTGCCCGGCGTCTTCCCGGTGCGCCTGCACCGGGACAAGATCCACCTGACCGTGAAGCCGCTCGAGCTGGCCCGCGAAGTGGTGAGGCTGGTGCGGCCCGAGGGCACCGTGTGCGATCTCTTCGCGGGTTCCGGCACGTTCCTGGTCGCCGCGAAGGAGGCGGGTCTCAACTGGATCGGCGCCGAGCTGAATCCGCACTACTACTTGGTGGCAACCGAGCGCCTTCAGGCTACCTCGCCAGGTGATCCAACAGCAGGTCGGTGACGCGCTCGATGTCTTCCGGCGCGAAGCCCAGCAGGCGGCGGGAGGGGTAGGAGTACTCCGGCCCGCCG
This Cupriavidus nantongensis DNA region includes the following protein-coding sequences:
- a CDS encoding phage tail protein I gives rise to the protein MSERVASLLPPNATPLERAIEQVTVTEPDPGILRLLYQPHAIPFRLLPWLAWAEDVPIWPKRDNAAADEAIKRDLVANSWRLHRLQGTLAGLRRMAHYAGARIVGVFTPPSKNFLAPALTNAERAAFRALYPQLRIYRYRTIGQRQGAMLHGAHLGHGVFPLISDAIARIAPRAYLYRDGVESELAILQRSSTTSTRTAITEVEVRAPGVRRHVSFIAGHPRYLATSDARQRIYNLQLADAYQQTDDALSYTTITPSLTPIDVRFDNVAEIGHARGVFLGAAQLGQSYRVLALSTARDRLYQRLAVFDPDIEVSRVRAALHFGGQHRLGFPAHNAELRVEIRGRRTLRHAGRFVVGHTVTSDQRPLSEALAAMRWAKRLSDRIAIDTAIRRPEAAGAHLVAGDVIAGEWNER
- a CDS encoding phage baseplate assembly protein V codes for the protein MEPITDLLELSRLLHNLVRLGTVAEIDPARPKRVRVQSGTLLTNWLRWITPRAGDTRDWDPPTRGEQVILFSPSGDIAAALVLPAVYCDEHDAPTLDRNKTLRRFPDGAEVEYDHVEHAMRITLPDGGTVAVIAPIKITLDTPLVHCTGNVRVDGDVIAGEEGVSQLHHKHDEVRRGTEVSGEPVV
- a CDS encoding DUF1566 domain-containing protein; this translates as MPRNFDRYRMIDGRTRLGAAYFNAIWTDIDLRLAELEQIEITWEDAVRQVSEFGLVRINQVLAGPIQEINTEMGKLRTALAGLPYAVTSAELATALQQQDQARAQLASTINAAIAEINTDLAQLGGPQLPLLPTGVDAGIYGGAAAIPVLQIGPDGRVVHAENIAIEVQSSVVVSVPQVSAPAVAGAGYPHTITASAQSLLAAPTAIASFDFVLPDGSVVNRPAASGSATCIFTVTAAVGSTITMKARAIDTLGNRSAPAQTTSSVVSAGVQQPAITAPASGATTNLTPSVTSNAFTPVGLSDTHEMSDWEIRNAPNGGGAVVVSSSSSTANKTTWTVPAGNLADGVTYYARVRHKGTNLGWSSWSADLSFVARVPSVAKPSIVAPVDGATGVGRKPTITCSAFSVIAGTDTHAATEWELVETLGGTNYLSGSTAAVTSVALSMTGLKFETTYSARVRHKGASLGYSEWSDYVSFTTLADPYPDSMIGTAMLGGYLAGKRTYGTDLYAVIVAPKSTEVSRQYFSSGTDNSNTTATGWIDGLTNSNAINDSSHPAAQYCRSLSTGGYNDWYLPARAELSYVFTQFKPSTTQNYDQRPYRNTTYFSAGNGLDGGGNGQENTFGVNPYSTTDPAQTGIAAFKSGGAQAYGTGTYIASNSHTTSNCWGQQFSDGKQVSVSKTTSSTVRAIRRVLV
- a CDS encoding Com family DNA-binding transcriptional regulator, translating into MQEIRCGQCSRKLGVGVYVHLVIKCPRCGTINSLRATRPSSARHRASNAEDAHAREETPQNPSPQRPAQD
- a CDS encoding GPW/gp25 family protein, producing the protein MSGMHASTGRALSGVAHIEQSVADIITTPIGTRVERRDYGSNVPFLIDQPNNGATAVRVYAATVAALWRWEPRVRVARLNLTRDMDGSAALTLDGSVIDRAGRQVPLRLDVPLTAAP
- a CDS encoding baseplate assembly protein, which encodes MNAIDLDRLPAPKVIEELDFEVLLAALIAKAIARYPEFADVIGLESEPARKLLEVAAYRDMLHRERINDAARALLLAYAMDSDLDHLGARVDVERLPGEKDERFKPRVKAGNSLLAAAGPSNAYRAHVMRVSTDIVDVNVDSPIDGQVAVAVLARERVPVSEATEVEIRHGRAAFPDQPEDETLVDIIARSGSRVMNAVRRALNAEEVRPLTDWLVVAPPSVIEYQTHATLTLYPGTEPDLVVVEAQRRWATYRDSTRKIGYDVTRAGITGAAAAPGVQNVLLSAPAADVVTSPLQLALCTAEQILPGDTRV